TGCATCAGGTGGTACATCAAAAACCCTTAAAGAATCTGGAATCCCTGCATCCTCTATTGATGAGGTTACAGGACATCCAGAGATATTAGGAGGAAGGGTAAAGACCTTACACCCTGTAATCTTTGGAGCAATATTGGCAAAAAGGGAAGAAAGCCATCTTTTAGAGCTTGAAAAACAAGGGATAAAACCCATTGATATGGTTGTTTGTAATCTATATCCATTTGAGGAGAGGATAAAGAGCAAAATAAACAAAGACGAGGCAATTGAGGAGATTGATATTGGAGGGGTAACTTTAATAAGGGCAGGTGCTAAAAACAATGAATATGTAGCAACAATAATTGATAAAAGGCAATATGCACAGGTTATAAGCATTTTAAAAAATAAGGGAGGAATTCCAGAGGATTTTTCATATTCCCTTGCAAAAGAGGCATTTTCCTATATAGCCCGCTATGACACTATAATCTCCAATTGGTTTTTAAAGGAGGAATTTCCAGAGATGTTAAATCTTTCTCTAAAAAAGGCAATTCCTTTAAGATATGGAGAAAATCCACACCAGGCTGCATCCTTCTATGTCCAAGATAAGCCTTTATTTACCCAAATAAGTGGAGATAGCTTATCTTATAACAATATTCTTGACCTAGATTCAGCTTTAAAACTTGCTTTTGAATTTGAAAAGCCATCTTGTGTAATTATTAAACACAATACACCTTGTGGTGTTGCTTGTAGTGAAGACATCTATTCTGCATATAAACTT
This genomic window from bacterium contains:
- the purH gene encoding bifunctional phosphoribosylaminoimidazolecarboxamide formyltransferase/IMP cyclohydrolase; protein product: MIKIKRVLISVSDKEELIPFAKALAELGIEIIASGGTSKTLKESGIPASSIDEVTGHPEILGGRVKTLHPVIFGAILAKREESHLLELEKQGIKPIDMVVCNLYPFEERIKSKINKDEAIEEIDIGGVTLIRAGAKNNEYVATIIDKRQYAQVISILKNKGGIPEDFSYSLAKEAFSYIARYDTIISNWFLKEEFPEMLNLSLKKAIPLRYGENPHQAASFYVQDKPLFTQISGDSLSYNNILDLDSALKLAFEFEKPSCVIIKHNTPCGVACSEDIYSAYKLAFEADPISAFGGIIAINRPLSLKTADAISKTFYEGIIAPDFEDNVVELFKDKKVRIVKSGARESESQESGIKIQGALGGFLIQEEDGILYKDISFPTKKRPSNEEMEDLIFAYKVCKYVKSNAIVIAKNKKTLGICGGQTNRVDAVKIAIERAGNRAKGGYLASDAFFPFSDSVELAGKAGISAIIQPGGSIRDNDAIEKAESFGISMVFANIRHFRH